In Nocardioides faecalis, the following proteins share a genomic window:
- a CDS encoding STAS domain-containing protein translates to MNLTLSTREVGGRTVVVVGGEIDVYTAPKLRDTITELVAAGTYQLVIDMQDVEFLDSTGLGVLVGGLKKVRAHDGSLELVCNSDRLLKIFKITGLAKVFVIHDSPEAASV, encoded by the coding sequence GTGAATCTGACACTGTCGACGCGCGAGGTCGGTGGGCGCACCGTCGTCGTCGTGGGTGGCGAGATCGACGTCTACACCGCGCCCAAGCTGCGGGACACGATCACCGAGCTGGTCGCCGCAGGCACCTACCAGCTGGTGATCGACATGCAGGACGTCGAGTTCCTCGACTCCACCGGTCTCGGCGTGCTGGTCGGCGGCCTGAAGAAGGTCCGCGCGCACGACGGCTCGCTCGAGCTGGTCTGCAACTCCGACCGCCTGCTGAAGATCTTCAAGATCACCGGCCTGGCCAAGGTCTTCGTCATCCACGACTCTCCTGAGGCCGCCTCCGTCTGA
- a CDS encoding DEAD/DEAH box helicase, whose protein sequence is MSAQPEIHARPRACRDDPMSLLDRLCAAPGRADRLTHSRLVPARAAQSAEWPAWADEAVVTSYAARGVTRPWAHQAAAADAAHRGEHVVLATGTASGKSLAYLLPALTTIRAARGPRGQRGASVLYVAPTKALAHDQWASLRELGLDVRVSTHDGDSSPEEREWTRDHAEYVLTNPDMLHRSLLPGHQRWSAFFRSLRYVVIDECHHYRGVFGAHVAQVVRRLRRICASYGAYPTFVLASATVAEPEVTARRMTGLEVTAVTTDASPRGELALGLWEPPLTSFTGEQGAPVRRPATAKTADLLTDLVLEEVRTLAFVRSRRGVETVAQRANELLAEVDPSLAGRVDSYRGGYLPEERRELEAALRSGRLLGMAATNALELGIDVSGLDAVLVTGYPGTRAAFWQQVGRAGRDGGAALGMLVARDDPLDTYLVHHPEALLGAPVEGTVFDTDNPYVLAPHLCAAAQELPVTVADAALFGPRMREVLGSLTAQGMLRRRPAGWYWTDASRACDLADIRSAGGAQVQLVESTTGRVVGTVDGGRAHGTAHPGAIYLHRGETWLVEDLDLEQNVAAMRRVQVDHTTSARDVTDIVVVAEDEHVAWGRCRVALGQVEVTNQVTSFLRRRARTGEVIDETRLDLPPRTLSTTAVWWTVPDEVLAELQAAGLEPDDLPGAAHAAEHCSIGLLPLFATCDRWDIGGVSTARHPDTGLLTVFVHDGHPGGAGFAERGYRTAAAWLRATRATIAACECAAGCPSCVQSPKCGNGNEPLDKAGAVLLLDALLREAPEAPAAG, encoded by the coding sequence ATGAGTGCCCAGCCCGAGATCCACGCCCGTCCCCGGGCGTGTCGCGACGACCCCATGTCGTTGCTCGACCGGCTGTGCGCCGCCCCCGGCCGGGCCGACCGGCTGACCCACTCGCGCCTGGTGCCTGCCCGGGCGGCGCAGAGTGCCGAGTGGCCGGCGTGGGCCGACGAGGCGGTGGTGACGTCGTACGCCGCCCGCGGGGTGACGCGGCCCTGGGCGCACCAGGCGGCCGCCGCCGACGCCGCGCACCGCGGCGAGCACGTCGTGCTGGCGACGGGCACCGCCTCAGGCAAGTCGCTGGCCTACCTGCTGCCAGCGCTCACCACGATCCGCGCCGCCCGGGGACCGCGCGGCCAGCGCGGCGCGTCGGTGCTCTACGTGGCCCCGACCAAGGCGCTCGCGCACGACCAGTGGGCCTCGCTGCGCGAGCTCGGCCTCGACGTACGGGTCTCCACCCACGACGGCGACTCCAGCCCCGAGGAGCGGGAGTGGACCCGCGACCACGCGGAGTACGTGCTGACCAACCCCGACATGCTGCACCGCTCGCTGCTGCCCGGCCACCAGCGCTGGTCGGCGTTCTTCCGGTCGCTGCGCTACGTGGTGATCGACGAGTGCCACCACTACCGCGGCGTGTTCGGGGCGCACGTGGCGCAAGTGGTGCGCCGGCTGCGGCGCATCTGCGCGTCGTACGGCGCCTACCCGACGTTCGTGCTGGCCTCGGCGACGGTGGCCGAGCCCGAGGTGACTGCGCGACGGATGACCGGGCTGGAGGTCACCGCCGTCACCACCGACGCCTCGCCGCGTGGCGAGCTGGCGCTGGGGCTGTGGGAGCCGCCGCTGACCTCGTTCACCGGTGAGCAGGGGGCGCCGGTGCGCCGGCCAGCCACCGCGAAGACCGCGGACCTGCTCACCGACCTGGTGCTGGAGGAGGTCCGCACGCTGGCGTTCGTGCGCTCGCGGCGCGGGGTGGAGACGGTGGCCCAGCGCGCCAACGAGCTGCTCGCCGAGGTGGACCCGTCGCTGGCGGGCCGGGTGGACTCCTACCGCGGCGGCTACCTGCCCGAGGAGCGCCGGGAGCTGGAGGCGGCGCTGCGCTCGGGCCGGCTGCTCGGCATGGCGGCGACCAACGCGCTCGAGCTGGGCATCGACGTCAGCGGCCTGGACGCGGTGCTGGTGACGGGCTACCCCGGCACCCGGGCGGCGTTTTGGCAGCAGGTCGGCCGCGCCGGCCGGGACGGCGGTGCGGCGCTGGGGATGCTGGTGGCCCGCGACGACCCGCTGGACACCTACCTGGTGCACCACCCCGAGGCGCTGCTCGGCGCCCCCGTGGAGGGCACGGTCTTCGACACCGACAACCCCTACGTGCTCGCGCCGCACCTGTGCGCGGCCGCGCAGGAGCTGCCGGTCACCGTCGCCGACGCGGCGCTGTTCGGTCCCCGGATGCGGGAGGTGCTGGGCTCGCTGACCGCGCAGGGCATGCTGCGCCGGCGTCCCGCCGGCTGGTACTGGACCGATGCCTCCCGGGCCTGCGACCTGGCCGACATCCGCTCCGCCGGCGGCGCCCAGGTGCAGCTGGTGGAGTCCACGACGGGGCGGGTGGTGGGCACCGTGGACGGCGGCCGCGCGCACGGCACCGCGCACCCCGGCGCGATCTACCTGCACCGTGGCGAGACCTGGCTGGTCGAGGACCTCGACCTGGAGCAGAACGTCGCTGCGATGCGGCGCGTGCAGGTGGACCACACCACCAGCGCCCGCGACGTCACCGACATCGTCGTGGTCGCCGAGGACGAGCACGTCGCGTGGGGTCGGTGCCGGGTCGCGCTCGGGCAGGTGGAGGTGACGAACCAGGTCACCTCGTTCCTGCGCCGCCGGGCCCGCACGGGTGAGGTGATCGACGAGACCCGGCTGGACCTGCCGCCGCGCACGCTGTCCACCACCGCGGTGTGGTGGACCGTGCCGGACGAGGTGCTCGCCGAGCTGCAGGCGGCCGGGTTGGAGCCCGACGACCTGCCCGGTGCCGCGCACGCCGCCGAGCACTGCTCGATCGGGCTGCTGCCGCTGTTCGCCACCTGCGACCGCTGGGACATCGGCGGCGTGTCCACCGCGCGGCACCCCGACACCGGGCTGCTCACCGTCTTCGTGCACGACGGCCACCCCGGCGGGGCCGGCTTCGCCGAGCGCGGCTACCGCACCGCCGCGGCGTGGCTGCGCGCCACCCGAGCCACGATCGCCGCCTGCGAGTGCGCCGCCGGCTGCCCGTCGTGCGTGCAGTCCCCCAAGTGCGGCAACGGCAACGAGCCGCTCGACAAGGCCGGTGCGGTGTTGCTGCTCGACGCGCTGCTGCGTGAGGCCCCCGAGGCGCCCGCCGCGGGGTAG
- a CDS encoding N5-glutamine methyltransferase family protein, giving the protein MLPVSLAAPLREALIAADFTYDAVSELLGPTAHEALGRNETTPGLRRTRSDEPLATLVRLFLLQASVPTEAAERALPGLVDRLAAAGVLTQSVGEVAARLDVRPYASEQGDLWVLSDLTPGLNGVATRVTGDYVLGISPASSSLAQLTLRHDVGSALDLGTGCGVQALHLATHADRVVATDVNARALAIARFNAALNDVDDKVEVRDGSFWGPVAGERFDLIATNPPFVISPASGERLVYRDSGLPGDQVVEHIVRGAADHLTDGGWCQVLANWVIETGTPWDERLAGWLPEECDAFVVQREVLEPASYVELWLKDSGHHPATGGDPATYAERYDTWLSWLESEGVAGIGFGWINLRRRAGVAPEGLVREMLEWPYDVEQPIAPTIGAWADSALAARDLTAETHLRLREDVVQETTGPAGAEDPATIVLRQQRGFRRAEQVDTVLAAVVGACDGDLSAGVLLDAVAQLLERDAAQLRTSYLPQLGDLVARGFLEPVPAPA; this is encoded by the coding sequence GTGCTGCCCGTCTCCCTCGCCGCCCCGCTCCGCGAAGCCCTCATCGCCGCCGACTTCACCTACGACGCCGTCAGCGAGCTGCTCGGCCCCACCGCCCACGAGGCCCTGGGCCGCAACGAGACCACCCCCGGGCTGCGCCGTACCCGCAGCGACGAGCCGCTGGCGACACTGGTCCGGCTCTTCCTGCTGCAGGCCAGCGTGCCCACCGAGGCCGCCGAGCGGGCGCTGCCCGGCCTGGTGGACCGGCTCGCGGCGGCCGGAGTGCTGACCCAGAGCGTCGGTGAGGTCGCCGCCCGCCTCGACGTGCGGCCCTACGCCTCCGAGCAGGGCGACCTGTGGGTGCTCAGCGACCTCACCCCCGGCCTCAACGGGGTGGCCACCCGCGTCACCGGCGACTACGTGCTGGGGATCAGCCCCGCCTCCTCCAGCCTCGCCCAGCTCACGCTGCGCCACGACGTGGGCTCCGCGCTCGACCTCGGCACCGGCTGCGGCGTGCAGGCGCTGCACCTGGCCACCCACGCCGACCGCGTCGTCGCCACCGACGTCAACGCCCGCGCCCTGGCCATCGCCCGGTTCAACGCCGCCCTCAACGACGTCGACGACAAGGTCGAGGTCCGCGACGGCTCCTTCTGGGGCCCGGTCGCCGGCGAGCGCTTCGACCTGATCGCCACCAACCCGCCGTTCGTGATCTCCCCGGCCAGCGGCGAGCGACTCGTCTACCGCGACTCCGGCCTGCCCGGCGACCAGGTCGTCGAGCACATCGTCCGCGGCGCCGCGGACCACCTCACCGACGGCGGCTGGTGCCAGGTGCTGGCCAACTGGGTGATCGAGACCGGCACGCCCTGGGACGAGCGGCTGGCCGGCTGGCTGCCCGAGGAGTGCGACGCGTTCGTGGTGCAGCGCGAGGTGCTCGAACCCGCCTCCTACGTCGAGCTGTGGCTCAAGGACTCCGGGCACCACCCCGCCACCGGCGGCGACCCGGCGACGTACGCCGAGCGCTACGACACCTGGCTGTCCTGGCTGGAGAGCGAGGGCGTGGCCGGCATCGGCTTCGGCTGGATCAACCTGCGCCGGCGCGCCGGTGTCGCGCCTGAGGGCCTGGTCCGCGAGATGCTGGAGTGGCCCTACGACGTGGAGCAGCCCATCGCGCCCACGATCGGCGCCTGGGCGGACTCCGCCCTGGCCGCCCGCGACCTCACCGCCGAGACCCACCTGCGGCTGCGCGAGGACGTCGTGCAGGAGACCACCGGGCCGGCGGGCGCGGAGGACCCCGCGACGATCGTGCTGCGCCAGCAGCGCGGGTTCCGCCGCGCCGAGCAGGTCGACACCGTGCTCGCCGCCGTCGTGGGCGCCTGCGACGGCGACCTGTCCGCCGGGGTGCTGCTGGACGCGGTGGCGCAGCTGCTGGAGCGCGACGCGGCGCAGCTGCGCACGTCGTACCTGCCGCAGCTGGGTGACCTGGTGGCCCGCGGCTTCCTGGAGCCGGTGCCCGCGCCGGCCTGA
- a CDS encoding sodium-translocating pyrophosphatase, with translation MPRPLVADVEVTGGDLALVLVVAAIAVLALLMAVVFRAEVLRAGEGTPNMQRIAQAIQEGATAYLTRQFRTLAVFAAIAFVVLLVLPAHTAEAADGLQSEWAVRISRSVFFLLGAGFSAAIGFLGMSLAVRANLRVAAAANEVGRDPAMNIGFRTGAVVGMATVGLGLLGASVVVLFFQSAAPNVLEGFGFGAALLAMFMRVGGGIFTKAADVGADLVGKVEQNIPEDDPRNAATIADNVGDNVGDCAGMAADLFESYAVTLVAALILGSQAFGDKGLVFPLLVPAIGALSAIVGVYLTRPRAGEPGLRTINRAFYLSAAVGAVGSVALAFAYLPGEWSDLNGVGVGLGTLASDDLPGVSPALFAAGAVVIGIVLAAAILALTGHYTGTEFRPVKDVGRTSLTGAATVILSGLSVGFESAVYTAIVIGAAVFGAALLAGGSTALALFAVALAGCGLLTTVGVIVAMDTFGPVSDNAQGIAEMSGDVDEKGAQILTELDAVGNTTKAITKGIAIATAVLAASALFASYTQSAVEALVDAEGVTDAQANGFALGFLVFDAKLIVGTLLGAAVVFLFTGLAINAVARAAGAVVMEVRRQFRDIPGIMEGTARPEYGRVVDIVTRDSLRELATPGILAILSPIAVGFGLGVGPLAGFLVGAIATGTLMAVFLANAGGAWDNAKKLVEDGHHGGKGSLAHEATIIGDTVGDPFKDTAGPAINPLLKVMNLVALLIVGAVVSLSYGSNENDVARILIALAATTGIVAAVVVSKQRTSAIDDEAPVPAEDGSGA, from the coding sequence ATGCCCCGTCCCCTCGTCGCAGATGTCGAAGTCACCGGAGGCGATCTCGCCCTGGTGCTCGTGGTCGCCGCCATCGCGGTCCTCGCCCTGCTCATGGCCGTCGTCTTCCGCGCCGAGGTGCTGCGCGCGGGGGAGGGCACCCCCAACATGCAGCGGATCGCACAGGCGATCCAGGAGGGCGCCACGGCGTACCTGACCCGGCAGTTCCGCACCCTGGCGGTCTTCGCGGCGATCGCGTTCGTCGTCCTGCTGGTGCTGCCGGCGCACACCGCCGAGGCGGCCGACGGCCTGCAGTCGGAGTGGGCGGTGCGGATCTCTCGGTCCGTGTTCTTCCTGCTCGGTGCGGGCTTCTCCGCCGCCATCGGGTTCCTCGGCATGTCGCTGGCCGTGCGCGCCAACCTGCGCGTGGCCGCGGCCGCCAACGAGGTCGGGCGCGACCCGGCGATGAACATCGGCTTCCGTACCGGCGCCGTCGTCGGCATGGCCACCGTCGGGCTCGGGCTGCTGGGCGCCAGCGTGGTGGTGCTGTTCTTCCAGTCCGCGGCCCCCAACGTGCTCGAGGGCTTCGGCTTCGGTGCCGCTCTGCTGGCGATGTTCATGCGGGTGGGCGGGGGCATCTTCACCAAGGCCGCCGACGTCGGCGCCGACCTCGTCGGCAAGGTCGAGCAGAACATCCCCGAGGACGACCCGCGCAACGCCGCCACCATCGCCGACAACGTGGGCGACAACGTGGGCGACTGTGCCGGGATGGCCGCGGACCTGTTCGAGTCGTACGCCGTCACCCTGGTCGCGGCGCTGATCCTCGGCTCGCAGGCGTTCGGCGACAAGGGCCTGGTGTTCCCGCTGCTGGTGCCGGCGATCGGCGCGCTGTCCGCGATCGTCGGCGTCTACCTCACCCGGCCCCGGGCGGGCGAGCCCGGGCTGCGCACGATCAACCGCGCCTTCTACCTCTCCGCCGCCGTCGGCGCGGTGGGCAGTGTGGCGCTGGCCTTCGCCTACCTGCCCGGCGAGTGGTCCGACCTCAACGGCGTCGGCGTCGGCCTGGGGACGCTCGCCTCCGACGACCTGCCCGGGGTCAGCCCGGCCCTCTTCGCCGCCGGTGCGGTGGTGATCGGCATCGTGCTGGCCGCCGCCATCCTGGCGCTCACCGGCCACTACACCGGCACCGAGTTCCGCCCCGTCAAGGACGTCGGCCGGACGTCGCTGACCGGGGCCGCGACCGTGATCCTCTCCGGCCTCTCGGTCGGCTTCGAGTCGGCCGTCTACACCGCGATCGTCATCGGCGCCGCGGTGTTCGGTGCAGCGCTGCTGGCCGGCGGCTCCACGGCGCTGGCACTGTTCGCGGTCGCCCTGGCCGGCTGCGGCCTGCTCACCACCGTCGGCGTGATCGTCGCGATGGACACCTTCGGCCCGGTCTCCGACAACGCCCAGGGCATCGCGGAGATGTCCGGCGACGTCGACGAGAAGGGGGCGCAGATCCTCACCGAGCTCGACGCGGTCGGCAACACCACCAAGGCGATCACCAAGGGCATCGCGATCGCCACCGCGGTCCTCGCCGCCAGCGCGCTGTTCGCCTCCTACACCCAGTCCGCGGTCGAGGCGCTCGTCGACGCCGAGGGCGTCACGGACGCCCAGGCGAACGGGTTCGCCCTCGGGTTCCTGGTCTTCGACGCCAAGCTGATCGTCGGCACCCTGCTCGGCGCCGCGGTGGTGTTCCTGTTCACCGGCCTGGCGATCAACGCCGTGGCCCGGGCCGCCGGCGCGGTCGTGATGGAGGTACGACGCCAGTTCCGCGACATCCCCGGGATCATGGAGGGCACCGCACGCCCGGAGTACGGCCGGGTGGTCGACATCGTCACCCGCGACTCGCTGCGCGAGCTGGCCACCCCCGGCATCCTCGCCATCCTGAGCCCGATCGCGGTCGGCTTCGGGCTCGGCGTGGGCCCGCTGGCCGGCTTCCTGGTCGGTGCGATCGCGACCGGAACCCTGATGGCGGTCTTCCTGGCCAACGCCGGCGGCGCCTGGGACAACGCCAAGAAGCTCGTCGAGGACGGCCACCACGGCGGCAAGGGCTCGTTGGCCCACGAGGCCACCATCATCGGCGACACCGTCGGCGACCCGTTCAAGGACACCGCCGGGCCGGCGATCAACCCGCTGCTGAAGGTGATGAACCTGGTCGCGCTGCTCATCGTCGGGGCGGTGGTCAGCCTGTCCTACGGCAGCAACGAGAACGACGTCGCCCGGATCCTGATCGCGCTGGCCGCCACGACCGGCATCGTCGCCGCGGTCGTGGTCTCCAAGCAGCGCACCTCCGCCATCGACGACGAAGCGCCGGTGCCCGCCGAGGACGGGTCCGGGGCCTAG
- a CDS encoding DUF2510 domain-containing protein, with amino-acid sequence MTNAGWYPDPAGAPDTYRYWDGQAWSQMTTTQPPQGPPAPLSPPTAAPPQYGAVPPPPSGLPGAGGPQGPGGPQGPGGPQGPGAPQGPGYGQPWSPQPGQGGSGGGKGKVIGIAVAAVLALVLIAVAGFFGVRAITGDDGDKPGDEPTNVTSNDSSKGSDGTEDPTDSSSSTIAPTGIQCTGGNPVPPSDPPAGAKTLSGGGLTIPLLAGFTVENRLSDAFSFADALSLEYAKISETWIWEFAVGALAKANDFTSPAQAAEIVMQCMTANDRIYSSFESRTDQVNEAMTIDGKDAHRITAEIRVDDQRIPVEGDVTTVIVVDTGDPETYGLYIGAAPIGDTAKIDQAEAMIKQIKVQ; translated from the coding sequence GTGACGAACGCAGGCTGGTACCCCGATCCCGCTGGCGCCCCGGACACCTACCGGTACTGGGACGGTCAGGCGTGGAGCCAGATGACCACCACCCAGCCGCCCCAGGGGCCGCCTGCGCCGCTGTCACCCCCGACCGCCGCGCCCCCGCAGTACGGCGCCGTCCCCCCGCCGCCGTCCGGCCTCCCCGGCGCCGGTGGGCCTCAGGGACCCGGTGGCCCCCAGGGCCCCGGTGGCCCTCAGGGACCCGGTGCGCCCCAGGGGCCCGGCTACGGCCAGCCGTGGTCGCCGCAGCCCGGCCAGGGCGGTAGCGGAGGCGGCAAGGGCAAGGTGATCGGCATCGCGGTCGCCGCGGTGCTGGCGCTCGTGCTGATCGCGGTCGCCGGCTTCTTCGGCGTGCGCGCGATCACCGGTGACGACGGCGACAAGCCGGGCGACGAACCGACGAACGTGACGTCGAACGACAGCAGCAAGGGCAGCGACGGCACCGAGGACCCCACCGACTCGTCGAGCAGCACGATCGCGCCCACCGGCATCCAGTGCACCGGCGGCAACCCCGTACCGCCGAGCGACCCGCCGGCCGGCGCGAAGACCCTCAGCGGTGGCGGGCTGACCATCCCGCTCCTTGCCGGGTTCACCGTGGAGAACCGGCTCTCGGACGCCTTCTCCTTCGCCGATGCCCTCTCCCTCGAGTACGCCAAGATCAGCGAGACCTGGATCTGGGAGTTCGCCGTGGGCGCGCTGGCCAAGGCCAACGACTTCACCAGCCCCGCGCAGGCCGCGGAGATCGTGATGCAGTGCATGACCGCCAACGACCGGATCTACAGCAGCTTCGAGTCGCGCACCGACCAGGTCAACGAGGCGATGACGATCGACGGCAAGGACGCGCACCGGATCACCGCCGAGATCCGCGTGGACGACCAGAGGATCCCCGTCGAGGGTGACGTGACCACCGTGATCGTGGTGGACACCGGTGACCCGGAGACCTATGGCCTCTACATCGGCGCCGCCCCGATCGGCGACACCGCCAAGATCGACCAGGCCGAGGCGATGATCAAGCAGATCAAGGTGCAGTGA
- a CDS encoding M14 family zinc carboxypeptidase has protein sequence MRGARPRGLPQLTSPSALTAALVLLLGLALAVTGPGTPTAHAAPSAAVQPAAAPAAAPSKPGYVKRSKVIGRSVKGRPIKAFYRGTRGADHVLVVLGQMHGNETAGPATARWMRDHVRPKAGTGMWVVPTMNPDGAARRTRTNARGVDLNRNWPTSGWSGARRGTTTWGGPRPASEPETRALIRFLRNVKPDYIASIHQPLRGIGSGGRDVKWERRLAKNLNLPRRYFGVGNPTGTISPTMTGWYGVRMDRFGVATTIEYGARTTRRYRTKVAGRGIARAARVLPQASRRGPVA, from the coding sequence ATGCGCGGTGCACGGCCTCGAGGTCTTCCTCAGCTCACCTCCCCGTCGGCCCTGACGGCGGCGCTGGTCCTGCTGCTGGGGCTCGCGCTGGCGGTGACCGGGCCGGGGACGCCGACCGCGCACGCCGCGCCCTCCGCTGCCGTCCAGCCCGCTGCGGCGCCCGCAGCGGCGCCGTCGAAGCCGGGGTACGTGAAGCGGTCGAAGGTGATCGGCCGCTCCGTGAAGGGCCGCCCGATCAAGGCGTTCTACCGCGGCACCCGCGGCGCCGACCACGTGCTCGTCGTGCTCGGCCAGATGCACGGCAACGAGACCGCCGGCCCCGCGACCGCCCGGTGGATGCGCGACCACGTCCGCCCGAAGGCCGGCACCGGCATGTGGGTGGTGCCGACGATGAACCCGGACGGCGCGGCGCGTCGTACCCGCACCAACGCCCGGGGCGTGGACCTGAACCGCAACTGGCCCACGTCGGGCTGGAGCGGTGCGCGCCGCGGCACCACGACCTGGGGCGGGCCGCGTCCGGCGAGCGAGCCGGAGACCCGGGCGCTGATCCGGTTCCTGCGCAACGTCAAGCCCGACTACATCGCCTCCATCCACCAGCCGCTGCGCGGCATCGGCAGCGGCGGGCGCGACGTGAAGTGGGAGCGGCGGCTGGCCAAGAACCTCAACCTGCCGCGTCGCTACTTCGGCGTCGGCAACCCCACCGGCACCATCTCGCCCACGATGACCGGCTGGTACGGAGTCCGGATGGACCGCTTCGGCGTCGCCACCACCATCGAGTACGGCGCCCGCACCACCCGCCGCTACCGGACCAAGGTCGCCGGGCGCGGCATCGCCCGGGCCGCCCGGGTCCTGCCGCAGGCCTCCCGGCGCGGGCCCGTAGCGTAG